From a region of the Rouxiella sp. S1S-2 genome:
- a CDS encoding MurR/RpiR family transcriptional regulator: MSKHSTQLSILQEDIRNRYDSLSKRLKQVARYILDNSNSVAFDTVASIAQRADVPPSTLIRFASAFGFSGFNEMKQVFRQHLMEETVSYTERARLYRQSSADDGDAVPEKPDEVLNMFSMVNAQALQQLPTQISAEQLNEAIKMLSQADNIYIIGLRRSFSVASYLTYALRHLERRAFLIDGLGGMFSEQLSMVSTKDVVIAISYSPYASEAMELVQLGARRGARQIAITDSQVSPLAAFSDVCFVVREAQLDGFRSQVASMCLAQTLAVSLALNHAG; this comes from the coding sequence GTGTCGAAGCACTCAACTCAATTGTCTATTTTACAGGAAGACATTCGTAACCGTTACGACAGTCTGAGCAAGCGTCTTAAGCAGGTGGCACGGTATATTCTTGATAATAGCAATAGCGTAGCGTTTGATACGGTGGCGTCTATTGCTCAACGAGCCGACGTACCTCCTTCCACGTTGATACGTTTTGCCAGTGCGTTTGGCTTTAGCGGCTTCAATGAAATGAAACAGGTATTCCGTCAGCATCTGATGGAAGAGACCGTCAGCTACACCGAAAGGGCACGTTTATATCGTCAATCTAGCGCGGATGACGGTGATGCCGTGCCTGAAAAACCTGATGAAGTTCTGAATATGTTCTCGATGGTCAACGCCCAGGCGCTGCAGCAGTTGCCGACGCAAATAAGCGCCGAGCAGCTCAACGAGGCAATTAAGATGCTGTCGCAGGCGGACAACATTTATATCATCGGTTTGCGCCGCTCTTTTAGCGTGGCCAGTTATCTGACCTACGCCCTGCGCCATCTTGAGCGCCGCGCCTTTCTGATTGATGGGTTGGGTGGCATGTTTTCTGAGCAGCTAAGCATGGTGAGCACAAAAGACGTGGTGATCGCCATCAGCTATTCTCCCTACGCTAGCGAAGCGATGGAGTTGGTTCAGCTCGGCGCCCGCCGTGGAGCGCGTCAAATAGCCATAACTGACAGCCAGGTTAGCCCGCTGGCGGCATTCAGCGACGTATGTTTTGTGGTACGTGAAGCCCAGCTTGACGGTTTTCGTTCACAGGTTGCGTCGATGTGTTTGGCGCAAACCTTGGCGGTGTCTTTGGCGTTGAATCACGCGGGTTGA
- a CDS encoding TIM barrel protein, translating into MSALNSSPFQLAVCAEMVFLDLPFVERVKRIHEAGFSVEIWDWTQKDIDALASTGARFTSMTGYIDGNLLDDDQIGRLLESAETSIEVAKRLDCPSLNLHGTGLDGQGLPVNPQNEVTGAMWIKAYKTLCEIAKLGERHQKVFLLENLNTQVDHPGTPFARVQDTLTLISAVNSPWLKMNLDLYHAQIGEGNLIELIRQSAPYIGEVQVADVPGRQEPGTGEINYPAIANALYATGYRGVVGMEAWASGDSNKAIERFLRAFSVGG; encoded by the coding sequence ATGTCTGCTCTTAACTCCTCCCCTTTTCAACTGGCTGTATGTGCCGAAATGGTTTTCCTCGACCTGCCCTTTGTTGAGCGGGTAAAACGTATTCATGAGGCAGGATTTTCAGTCGAAATATGGGACTGGACGCAAAAAGATATCGATGCACTGGCGTCGACCGGGGCGCGCTTTACCTCCATGACCGGTTATATCGACGGCAACCTGCTCGACGACGATCAAATTGGACGCCTGCTGGAAAGCGCCGAGACCTCAATTGAGGTGGCTAAACGCCTTGACTGCCCGAGTCTTAATTTGCACGGCACCGGGCTGGACGGCCAGGGGTTGCCGGTTAATCCCCAAAATGAAGTCACCGGGGCGATGTGGATTAAAGCCTACAAAACGCTGTGTGAGATTGCGAAATTAGGCGAGCGTCATCAGAAGGTGTTCCTGCTAGAAAACCTCAACACCCAGGTTGACCACCCAGGCACGCCTTTTGCCCGAGTCCAGGATACGTTAACGCTGATTTCGGCGGTGAACAGCCCTTGGCTGAAGATGAATCTCGACCTCTATCATGCACAGATTGGCGAAGGTAATTTGATTGAGCTGATTCGTCAGTCTGCACCGTACATTGGTGAAGTTCAGGTGGCAGACGTGCCAGGCCGTCAGGAACCTGGCACCGGTGAAATCAATTATCCGGCCATCGCTAATGCCCTGTACGCGACCGGTTATCGCGGCGTGGTTGGCATGGAGGCGTGGGCATCGGGGGATTCCAATAAAGCGATTGAGCGCTTTTTAAGGGCGTTTTCAGTGGGGGGATGA
- the iolB gene encoding 5-deoxy-glucuronate isomerase has product MTRLLSKHAPSQGGRIQHITPESAGWKYVGFDVYQLEEGQTLTLPADDKERCLVLVSGRASVVTPAETFAHIGERMSPFERIPAWSVYVPHSTHADVKAETDLELAVCSAPGFGHLPARLIAPKDVGVERRGKGRNKRLVHNILPDDQPADSLLVVEVYTDEGATSSYPSHKHDTPVEGKETYLEETYYHRFDPPQGFALHRVYTDDRSLDECMAPYDRDVVQVPRGYHPVATIAGYDNYYLNVMAGPERKWQFTWEKDHAWVNSDKYPRNKD; this is encoded by the coding sequence ATGACCCGCTTGCTCAGTAAGCACGCACCGTCGCAAGGCGGGCGTATCCAACACATCACACCAGAAAGTGCAGGCTGGAAATATGTTGGTTTTGACGTCTATCAGCTTGAAGAGGGTCAGACACTGACCCTGCCTGCGGATGATAAAGAACGCTGCCTGGTGCTGGTATCAGGAAGGGCAAGCGTGGTGACTCCGGCAGAGACGTTTGCCCATATTGGCGAACGTATGAGCCCTTTTGAACGTATTCCGGCGTGGTCGGTTTATGTGCCACACAGCACCCACGCCGACGTAAAGGCTGAAACCGACCTGGAGCTGGCAGTGTGCAGCGCACCCGGCTTTGGTCATCTGCCCGCTCGCCTTATCGCCCCAAAAGACGTGGGCGTTGAGCGTCGTGGTAAAGGACGTAATAAGCGCCTGGTGCACAATATTTTACCCGACGACCAGCCGGCAGACAGCCTGTTAGTCGTGGAGGTGTACACCGATGAAGGTGCCACCAGCTCTTACCCCAGCCATAAGCACGATACGCCGGTAGAGGGTAAAGAGACTTATCTTGAAGAGACCTATTATCACCGTTTTGATCCGCCTCAGGGCTTTGCACTGCATCGGGTTTATACCGACGATCGCAGCCTTGACGAATGCATGGCCCCCTATGACCGGGACGTGGTGCAGGTTCCCCGCGGTTATCATCCTGTGGCGACTATCGCCGGTTATGACAACTACTATCTAAACGTGATGGCGGGGCCGGAGCGCAAGTGGCAGTTTACCTGGGAGAAAGATCACGCCTGGGTAAACTCAGATAAATATCCGAGAAATAAGGACTAA
- a CDS encoding CoA-acylating methylmalonate-semialdehyde dehydrogenase — protein METIANFINGQRSTSSSKETLPVTNPATGQVIRQVTQSTEQEVLQAIEHAHTAFPTWAKTPPLRRARILFEFKALIEKNREELAELIVSEHGKVYSDALGELTRGLEVVEFACGIPHLLKGEYSNTVGTGVDSFSVMQPLGVVAGITPFNFPAMVPMWMFPVALACGNTFILKPPAPAPSASLRLAELLKEAGLPDGVFNVIHCGNEAASLLTRDERIQAVSFVGSSAVAQHIYATASAHGKRVQAFGAAKNHAIVMPDADLDATVQAIMGGAFGSAGERCMALPIVVAVGDDTADKLIAKLTPLVNALRIGPGNLRGKEENEMGPVISKAHQTKVLGYIDQGVAEGAKLVIDGRNHKVEGHPEGFYVGGTLFDNVTTDMKIYREEIFGPVLGIVREKDFESALNTVNGHEFGNGSAIFTTNGHYAREFVQNVEAGMVGVNIPVPVPVAFHSFGGWKRSVFGALNVHGPDGVRFYTRMKTVTTRWPTGQHTVAEFSMPTLG, from the coding sequence ATGGAAACAATTGCGAATTTCATAAACGGCCAGCGCTCAACGAGCAGCAGCAAAGAAACACTTCCCGTCACCAATCCGGCAACCGGTCAGGTTATCCGTCAGGTCACACAAAGCACCGAGCAGGAAGTATTGCAGGCGATTGAGCATGCGCACACGGCTTTTCCCACGTGGGCCAAAACCCCGCCACTGCGCCGCGCACGCATTCTTTTCGAGTTTAAAGCCTTAATCGAAAAAAACCGTGAAGAGCTGGCTGAGCTGATTGTTAGCGAGCATGGGAAAGTTTATTCCGATGCACTGGGCGAGCTGACCCGTGGTCTTGAAGTGGTCGAATTTGCCTGCGGTATTCCGCACCTGTTGAAAGGTGAGTATTCCAACACCGTCGGCACCGGCGTAGACAGCTTCTCGGTCATGCAGCCACTGGGCGTGGTGGCGGGCATTACGCCATTCAACTTCCCGGCGATGGTGCCAATGTGGATGTTCCCAGTCGCCCTGGCCTGCGGTAACACCTTTATTCTCAAGCCACCAGCGCCCGCGCCTTCAGCCTCACTGCGCCTGGCTGAACTGCTGAAAGAAGCAGGATTACCGGACGGCGTATTCAACGTTATTCACTGTGGTAACGAAGCCGCCAGCCTGCTGACCCGCGATGAACGTATTCAGGCCGTGAGCTTCGTGGGTTCTTCCGCCGTAGCTCAACATATTTACGCCACTGCCAGCGCCCACGGCAAGCGCGTTCAGGCATTTGGCGCAGCCAAAAACCACGCGATTGTCATGCCAGATGCCGACTTAGATGCCACCGTACAGGCAATTATGGGCGGTGCGTTTGGTTCAGCCGGTGAACGCTGTATGGCGTTGCCGATTGTGGTTGCGGTAGGTGATGACACTGCCGACAAACTGATTGCCAAACTGACGCCGCTGGTCAATGCGCTGCGCATCGGTCCGGGCAACTTGCGCGGTAAAGAAGAAAATGAAATGGGTCCGGTTATCTCGAAAGCCCACCAAACCAAAGTTCTGGGCTATATCGATCAGGGCGTTGCAGAAGGTGCGAAACTGGTTATCGACGGCAGAAATCACAAGGTTGAAGGTCATCCAGAAGGTTTCTACGTGGGCGGCACGCTGTTTGACAACGTCACCACTGACATGAAAATCTACCGCGAAGAGATTTTTGGACCGGTACTGGGCATCGTTCGCGAGAAGGATTTCGAGTCCGCGCTAAACACGGTTAACGGTCACGAATTTGGCAATGGTAGCGCCATTTTCACCACCAATGGCCATTACGCGCGTGAGTTTGTGCAAAACGTTGAAGCCGGTATGGTGGGCGTAAACATTCCTGTACCCGTCCCGGTAGCCTTCCACTCATTTGGCGGCTGGAAACGTTCGGTGTTTGGCGCACTGAACGTTCATGGGCCAGACGGCGTGCGCTTCTATACCCGCATGAAAACTGTCACCACGCGCTGGCCGACCGGGCAGCACACTGTTGCCGAATTTAGCATGCCAACTTTGGGTTAA
- the iolC gene encoding 5-dehydro-2-deoxygluconokinase, producing the protein MNNMQKKLDVICLGRIAVDLYGQQIGARLEDVGTFAKYLGGSSGNVAYGTAIQGLRSSMLARVGDEHMGRFLREELIRVGVDTQSLITDKERLTGLVLLGIKDQDTFPLIFYRDNCADMALTPQDINEDYIASSRALAVTGTHLSHPQTRQAVLKALEYAQKHGLRRALDIDYRPVLWGLTSLGDGETRFVSSEKVTREIQEVLHHFDLIVGTEEEFHIAGGSTDTLAALKHVREHTDATLVCKRGALGCSVFEQQIPSSWEEVKLHSGVRVEVLNVLGAGDAFMSGLLRGYLNDEGWEQACRYANACGALVVSRHGCAPAMPTKKELDDYLLRDKSVPQPDKDARLNHLHRVTTRKQQWPELCIFAFDHRKQLVDMAQEVGADVDEIPRLKVLLLEGARQAAQEAGLRNNSGILADTTFGQNALNAITGEGWWIGRPIEQPSSRPLRLEHGNIGSQLIDWPLEHVVKCLMFYHPKDDAALREEQEALALEVYRACCKSGHELLLEIILPAENPDQNEKYYAQTVARFYALGIQPDWWKLPAQTVASWQVISQLIDENDPECRGILILGLDAPESTLKAGFAAAADIPWVKGFAVGRTIFGDASRQWLANKFDDQRLIDDVKQRYLTLIKYWREYRPASHR; encoded by the coding sequence ATGAATAACATGCAAAAGAAACTGGATGTAATCTGTTTAGGACGCATAGCCGTTGACTTGTACGGACAGCAAATTGGCGCACGTCTGGAAGACGTCGGCACCTTTGCCAAATATCTCGGCGGTTCGTCAGGCAATGTGGCATATGGCACGGCCATTCAGGGGCTACGGTCCAGTATGTTGGCGCGCGTAGGTGATGAGCATATGGGCCGCTTTCTGCGCGAAGAGTTAATTCGCGTAGGCGTAGATACCCAAAGTTTGATTACCGATAAAGAGAGGCTTACCGGTTTGGTGTTGTTAGGGATTAAAGATCAAGACACGTTCCCGCTGATCTTTTACCGCGACAACTGTGCCGATATGGCGCTGACGCCGCAAGACATTAATGAAGACTATATTGCCTCATCGCGTGCGCTGGCGGTGACGGGAACTCATCTATCTCATCCTCAAACCCGTCAGGCAGTATTAAAGGCGCTAGAATATGCCCAAAAACATGGCCTGCGCCGTGCACTGGATATCGACTATCGCCCGGTACTGTGGGGGCTGACCTCGCTGGGCGATGGCGAAACCCGCTTTGTCTCTTCTGAAAAAGTGACCCGCGAAATTCAGGAAGTGTTGCATCATTTCGACCTGATAGTCGGTACTGAAGAAGAATTCCACATTGCCGGTGGCAGCACCGACACCCTTGCTGCACTAAAACACGTTCGTGAACACACCGATGCCACACTGGTGTGCAAACGCGGCGCGTTGGGATGCTCGGTATTCGAACAGCAAATCCCTTCTTCGTGGGAAGAGGTGAAACTGCATTCCGGCGTTCGTGTTGAGGTGCTTAACGTACTGGGCGCGGGCGACGCGTTTATGTCCGGTTTGCTGCGCGGATATCTTAATGACGAAGGCTGGGAGCAGGCGTGTCGCTATGCTAACGCCTGCGGTGCACTGGTGGTTTCACGCCACGGCTGCGCACCTGCCATGCCAACTAAAAAAGAGCTTGATGACTATCTGCTGCGCGACAAGTCGGTCCCCCAGCCGGACAAAGACGCTCGCCTGAATCATCTGCATCGGGTTACCACCCGCAAACAGCAGTGGCCCGAACTGTGCATTTTTGCCTTTGACCATCGCAAGCAGCTGGTGGATATGGCACAGGAAGTTGGTGCTGACGTTGACGAGATCCCGCGTTTAAAAGTGCTGCTGCTAGAAGGTGCACGTCAGGCTGCTCAGGAAGCCGGTCTGCGCAACAACAGCGGTATTTTGGCTGACACGACTTTCGGCCAAAATGCGCTGAATGCCATTACCGGTGAGGGCTGGTGGATTGGCAGACCGATTGAGCAGCCAAGTTCACGCCCGCTGCGCCTGGAACACGGTAACATTGGTTCGCAGTTAATCGACTGGCCGCTGGAGCACGTAGTGAAATGCCTGATGTTCTATCATCCAAAAGACGATGCGGCACTGCGTGAAGAGCAGGAAGCGCTGGCGCTGGAAGTGTATCGGGCGTGCTGCAAATCAGGTCATGAGCTGCTACTGGAAATCATTCTGCCTGCCGAAAATCCGGACCAGAACGAGAAGTATTATGCGCAAACCGTAGCGCGTTTTTATGCACTGGGGATCCAGCCGGACTGGTGGAAACTTCCAGCGCAGACTGTTGCAAGTTGGCAAGTCATTAGCCAGCTTATCGATGAAAACGATCCTGAGTGTCGCGGTATATTGATACTGGGTCTTGATGCCCCGGAGTCCACCTTGAAGGCCGGTTTCGCCGCCGCTGCAGATATTCCATGGGTTAAAGGCTTTGCCGTAGGACGTACTATTTTCGGCGACGCCTCCCGTCAGTGGCTGGCTAACAAATTTGATGACCAACGGCTGATCGATGACGTGAAGCAGCGCTATCTCACGTTGATTAAATACTGGCGCGAGTACCGTCCCGCAAGCCATCGTTAA
- a CDS encoding sugar porter family MFS transporter: MATNKTHYNLVYLMLCCTVAAFGGLLMGYDSSIISGAIEPLSTYFQLTPAETGWAVSCIQVSSLVGCLVAPKISDHFGRKRSLCVTAIIFAVSIIGTALAHNFTAFILFRLIGGLAIGLACVISPIYLAELSPSRYRGRTTALYSICCVGGQSVVMLTNFFISKSMTSDVLVDTGWRYILSSALVPCVALLVFIAFIPESPRWSVFRGRDKEALTTLGKISNPEHAKTVFSEIRDSIKTDINNSGKTKFKLNKKTIPLLIIGIGLAVGNQLSGVNVIQYFGPTLMKNITTDNNTAMFLAFVLAFAQFLGVVVGMMLLDKIGRRNLLLWGALASTVCLAYSFAAFYLRFPGVFSVLGLFTFMFLFGITWGQVIWTVLGEIFPMEIRSICVGISVCSLSIANFAVSTTFPIMNSNPYLQEVFHGGFPLLLFSGFSLLMFVFTYRFVPETANVPLERIEAIALRKFYGRDIEEDVEPVNAKSSVI; this comes from the coding sequence ATGGCTACAAATAAGACTCATTACAACCTTGTCTACCTGATGCTCTGTTGCACCGTCGCCGCGTTTGGCGGCCTGTTGATGGGCTATGACAGTTCAATCATTTCAGGGGCGATTGAACCGTTAAGCACCTATTTCCAACTTACGCCGGCAGAAACTGGCTGGGCAGTGTCCTGTATTCAGGTATCAAGCCTGGTAGGTTGCCTGGTGGCACCAAAAATCAGCGATCATTTCGGCAGAAAACGCTCCCTCTGCGTCACGGCAATTATCTTCGCGGTTTCTATTATCGGCACCGCACTGGCACACAATTTTACCGCCTTTATCCTGTTTAGATTGATTGGTGGCTTGGCGATAGGCTTGGCCTGCGTTATTTCGCCTATCTATCTGGCAGAGCTTTCGCCCTCCCGCTACCGTGGCAGAACCACCGCGCTATACTCCATTTGCTGTGTTGGTGGCCAAAGCGTCGTGATGCTGACTAACTTCTTCATCAGTAAATCAATGACATCTGATGTTTTAGTCGATACCGGCTGGCGTTATATTCTTTCATCGGCGCTGGTTCCCTGCGTCGCGTTGTTGGTGTTTATCGCCTTTATCCCTGAGTCTCCGCGCTGGAGCGTATTCCGCGGACGCGATAAAGAGGCCCTCACCACGTTAGGTAAAATCTCCAACCCTGAACATGCAAAAACAGTGTTCAGCGAGATACGAGACTCAATCAAAACCGATATTAACAACAGCGGCAAAACGAAATTCAAACTGAATAAAAAAACTATTCCACTCTTAATCATCGGTATTGGCTTGGCCGTGGGTAATCAGTTAAGTGGTGTAAATGTGATTCAGTATTTTGGTCCTACGCTGATGAAAAACATCACTACCGATAATAACACTGCCATGTTCCTGGCATTTGTTCTGGCATTTGCCCAGTTCCTCGGCGTAGTGGTCGGCATGATGCTGCTGGATAAAATAGGTCGTCGCAACCTGCTGCTGTGGGGCGCGCTGGCGTCAACGGTCTGCCTCGCCTACTCCTTCGCAGCGTTTTATCTGCGCTTCCCGGGCGTGTTTTCCGTACTGGGTCTGTTTACCTTTATGTTCCTGTTTGGCATCACATGGGGTCAGGTTATCTGGACCGTACTGGGCGAAATCTTCCCAATGGAAATTCGCTCCATCTGTGTCGGCATTTCAGTGTGCTCACTTTCCATTGCCAACTTTGCCGTCAGTACCACTTTCCCTATCATGAACAGTAACCCTTATCTGCAGGAAGTGTTCCACGGTGGGTTCCCTCTTCTTCTGTTCTCCGGATTCTCACTGCTGATGTTCGTGTTTACCTACCGCTTCGTCCCTGAAACGGCGAATGTACCTTTGGAAAGAATTGAAGCCATCGCACTGAGAAAATTTTATGGTCGAGATATCGAAGAAGATGTCGAGCCTGTCAACGCTAAATCCTCTGTCATCTAA
- a CDS encoding bestrophin family protein, with protein MIVRPHQHWFRRLFVWHGSVLSEILFRLSLNLAMSVVAILCFQWYEALGVKLTLAPFSLLGVAIAIFLGFRNSVSYARFTEARMMWGNLLIVNRSLLRQIKSILVQRPDLAQEFAALLMAFSYCLKHQLRKTPMKEDLSRLLVGYDTQAIANSASPCNQILLLIGQWLGKRRQEGDISDILFHSIDLNVNQLSSVLAGCERISNTPIPFAYSLIVHRTVYLFCTLLPFALVPDLHYMTPLVSVFISYTFISLDALAEELEDPFGTAPNDLPLNAMCNAIEINLREMNNETELPQKLLPDKQFQLN; from the coding sequence ATGATTGTCAGACCCCACCAACATTGGTTTCGAAGACTGTTTGTTTGGCACGGCTCGGTGTTGTCGGAAATATTATTTCGCCTGAGCCTCAATCTGGCCATGTCCGTGGTCGCTATTCTGTGTTTTCAGTGGTACGAGGCTCTGGGGGTTAAACTCACCTTGGCGCCTTTTAGCCTGCTCGGCGTGGCAATTGCTATTTTCCTCGGCTTTCGCAATAGCGTCAGCTATGCCCGTTTTACCGAGGCGCGGATGATGTGGGGAAATTTGCTTATTGTTAATCGCTCACTGCTGCGACAGATAAAAAGCATTCTTGTGCAGCGGCCCGACTTGGCGCAGGAGTTTGCCGCGCTGCTGATGGCGTTTAGCTACTGCCTGAAGCATCAGTTGCGTAAGACGCCGATGAAAGAGGATTTGTCACGACTGCTTGTGGGGTACGATACGCAAGCGATCGCCAATAGCGCCTCGCCGTGTAACCAAATCTTGTTGTTAATTGGACAGTGGCTGGGGAAAAGACGTCAGGAAGGGGATATTTCGGATATTCTTTTTCATAGCATCGATCTGAACGTTAATCAGCTGTCGTCGGTGCTGGCGGGGTGTGAACGTATCTCTAATACGCCAATCCCCTTTGCCTATAGCCTGATCGTGCATCGCACGGTTTATCTGTTTTGCACACTGCTGCCTTTTGCGCTGGTGCCCGACCTGCACTACATGACACCTCTGGTTTCGGTGTTTATTTCCTACACCTTTATTTCTCTCGATGCTCTGGCAGAAGAGCTGGAAGACCCCTTTGGCACCGCGCCAAATGACCTGCCGTTAAACGCGATGTGTAACGCTATCGAAATTAATCTTCGTGAGATGAATAACGAAACTGAACTGCCGCAAAAGCTGCTGCCGGATAAACAGTTCCAGCTTAATTAA
- a CDS encoding SelT/SelW/SelH family protein, with translation MEKLPTVTIKYCSQCNWLLRAAWMAQELLNSFSTDLGSVTLVPGTGGIYEITLDEHLLWERKRDGGFPDAAQIKQRVRDICFPERSLGHVDGKKIEK, from the coding sequence ATGGAAAAGCTCCCCACAGTCACTATCAAATATTGCTCTCAATGCAACTGGCTGTTGCGCGCCGCGTGGATGGCACAGGAGCTGCTTAACTCTTTCAGCACTGACCTCGGGTCGGTGACGCTGGTTCCCGGCACTGGGGGTATCTATGAAATCACCCTCGATGAGCACCTTCTTTGGGAGCGAAAAAGGGACGGAGGTTTTCCTGATGCCGCACAGATTAAACAAAGAGTGCGTGATATCTGCTTTCCCGAACGTTCTTTAGGCCACGTTGACGGCAAAAAGATTGAGAAATAA
- a CDS encoding helix-turn-helix transcriptional regulator — protein sequence MPANQTPTAVSATHPEDRLAATAAAMADKSRARMLCALMDGRAYTATELSAVADISASTASAHLARLSEEGFINCLSQGRHRYYRLAGHDVAELLELMMGMSWRAQPRPPVTTPVHLRQARTCYDHLAGEIAVAVYQFMQAELWISAEGDALTARGQRQLEALGLVCFPALSRRKFCCPCLDWSERRYHLGGQLGAALLTLFENKGWVTRHLDGRGLDFSDQGQKGLQKIFGIARHL from the coding sequence ATGCCCGCCAATCAGACACCCACGGCAGTTTCAGCTACCCACCCAGAGGATCGTTTGGCGGCTACGGCGGCCGCGATGGCGGATAAGTCTCGTGCCCGCATGCTGTGTGCACTCATGGACGGACGTGCCTATACCGCCACCGAACTCAGCGCCGTGGCAGATATTTCGGCCTCCACCGCCAGCGCCCATCTCGCGCGCCTGAGTGAAGAAGGTTTTATCAACTGCCTGTCTCAGGGGCGGCATCGTTACTATCGTTTAGCCGGTCACGACGTTGCCGAGCTATTGGAATTAATGATGGGAATGTCGTGGAGGGCGCAACCGCGTCCGCCGGTGACAACGCCGGTTCACCTGCGGCAGGCGAGAACCTGTTATGACCATCTGGCGGGTGAGATTGCCGTCGCCGTATATCAGTTTATGCAGGCTGAGCTGTGGATCTCCGCCGAGGGTGACGCACTGACTGCGCGGGGTCAACGTCAGCTTGAGGCGCTTGGCCTTGTCTGTTTTCCTGCCCTTTCACGCCGGAAATTCTGCTGTCCCTGCCTGGACTGGAGCGAACGCCGCTATCATCTTGGCGGCCAACTCGGTGCCGCCCTGCTCACCCTGTTTGAAAACAAAGGGTGGGTAACCCGCCACCTAGACGGCCGAGGCCTGGATTTCAGCGACCAAGGCCAAAAAGGGCTGCAAAAGATTTTTGGTATCGCCAGGCATTTATAA
- a CDS encoding sulfite exporter TauE/SafE family protein, whose product MSEFTPAMLTMIAATFLLAGTIKGITGMGLPTVAMGLLGSLISPATAAGLLLLPSFITNLLQLRGTTGLTRLCVRLWPMMVMIVAGTMLGSHWLATGSNHHTTLALGMALVVYAVWTLFAKPLYVGARLEVWLSPLIGLTTGLLTGGTGVFVIPAVPWLQSLGLEKDSLVQALGLSFTVSTFALAAGLGWHGALHTEAFGTSALAVIPAMLGMIGGQKLRQKISPQAFKRGFLVCLLLLGVEMIWRSL is encoded by the coding sequence ATGAGTGAATTTACACCTGCGATGCTGACCATGATTGCGGCTACCTTCTTGCTGGCCGGAACGATTAAAGGCATTACCGGCATGGGGCTGCCGACAGTGGCGATGGGGCTGCTGGGTTCACTTATTTCACCGGCGACGGCGGCAGGACTGCTGCTTTTACCCTCGTTCATCACTAACTTGCTGCAGCTGCGGGGGACAACTGGCCTGACTCGACTCTGCGTTCGACTGTGGCCGATGATGGTAATGATTGTTGCAGGCACTATGCTCGGCAGCCATTGGCTGGCGACGGGCAGTAATCATCACACCACGCTGGCGCTGGGTATGGCTTTAGTGGTTTACGCTGTCTGGACCCTGTTTGCCAAACCACTTTACGTCGGCGCACGGCTAGAAGTGTGGCTGTCGCCGCTGATTGGCCTGACAACCGGCCTGCTTACCGGGGGAACCGGCGTCTTTGTTATCCCCGCGGTACCCTGGCTACAGTCGCTGGGGCTGGAAAAAGACTCGCTAGTGCAGGCGCTGGGCCTCTCTTTTACCGTCTCGACCTTTGCGCTGGCCGCAGGTTTAGGCTGGCATGGTGCGTTGCATACCGAGGCTTTTGGCACATCGGCACTGGCGGTTATCCCAGCCATGCTCGGCATGATCGGTGGACAAAAGCTGCGCCAAAAAATCAGCCCGCAGGCATTCAAGCGCGGTTTTCTTGTTTGCCTGCTGCTGCTTGGCGTTGAAATGATTTGGCGTTCACTGTAA
- a CDS encoding OsmC family protein, with translation MAIKKYGQAHWEGDIKQGKGTITTESGALKDQPYGFNTRFEGKAGSNPEELIGAAHAACFSMALSLMLGEEGFTPEGIDTKATVSLDKVDGGFAISAIALDSHIKLPGISEDKFDSIIKKAKEGCPVSKLLKAEITLKYELDN, from the coding sequence ATGGCTATCAAAAAGTATGGACAGGCTCATTGGGAAGGCGACATCAAGCAGGGTAAAGGGACCATTACGACGGAGAGTGGTGCTCTGAAAGATCAGCCCTACGGCTTCAATACCCGTTTTGAGGGGAAAGCCGGTTCAAACCCAGAAGAGTTGATTGGCGCTGCACACGCAGCCTGTTTCTCGATGGCACTTTCATTAATGCTGGGAGAAGAAGGTTTCACTCCCGAAGGCATTGATACTAAAGCGACAGTTTCACTTGATAAAGTCGACGGCGGTTTTGCGATCAGTGCAATCGCGTTAGACAGTCACATCAAACTGCCGGGGATTTCAGAAGATAAATTCGACAGCATCATCAAAAAGGCTAAAGAAGGTTGCCCAGTGTCGAAACTGCTTAAAGCTGAAATTACCCTTAAATATGAGTTAGATAATTAA